One window of Medicago truncatula cultivar Jemalong A17 chromosome 2, MtrunA17r5.0-ANR, whole genome shotgun sequence genomic DNA carries:
- the LOC120578420 gene encoding acidic endochitinase produces the protein MIPAVPPNPPASNFLPTLFLNSSLVSVSSSNSFISILFLITFLLSNAAESSENIAIYWGQNNNEGTLTETCAKGNYNNYSYVIIAFLNKFGNGTTPEINLADHCDPSSNDCTMLSTHIKNCQMKRIKVLLSIGGADGEYGLGSTDDAKNVSDYLWNKFLGGNSSSRPFGDAILDGIDFDIEKNSKGKQNQQHWEELARFLKSRNTSTQNVYLSAAPQCPYPDGELGVALETGVFDYVWIQFYNNPECDYSESEVNRLLDSWKRWTKSLTSGKVFLGLPASPAAADNGYVPADLLCEIVVPVLRISRNYGGVMLWTTHYDKQSGYSNYIKSSLCTQQKSPECGGNYYCSHTGSFYRLNLVVVLWKHFLLL, from the coding sequence TCCTTATTACCTTCCTATTATCTAATGCTGCAGAATCATCAGAGAACATTGCAATTTATTGGGGTCAAAATAACAATGAGGGTACCCTAACAGAAACATGTGCAAAAGGAAACTACAACAACTACTCCTATGTAATCATAGCTTTTCTTAACAAATTTGGGAATGGAACAACACCTGAAATCAACTTAGCAGATCATTGTGACCCTTCTTCCAATGATTGCACAATGTTAAGCACACACATTAAGAATTGCCAAATGAAAAGGATCAAAGTCTTGCTTTCAATTGGCGGAGCAGATGGAGAATATGGTTTAGGTTCCACTGATGATGCAAAAAATGTTTCTGATTACTTGTGGAACAAGTTTTTGGGTGGAAATTCATCTTCACGTCCATTTGGCGATGCTATATTAGATggtattgattttgatattgaaaaaaactccaaaggaaaacaaaaccaacaacattGGGAAGAACTTGCACGTTTTCTTAAGTCACGTAACACTTCAACACAAAATGTTTACTTAAGTGCAGCACCTCAATGTCCATACCCTGATGGAGAATTAGGCGTCGCACTTGAAACGGGCGTTTTTGACTATGTTTGGATACAGTTTTACAACAATCCTGAATGTGACTATAGTGAAAGCGAGGTTAACCGCTTGTTGGATTCGTGGAAGCGATGGACAAAGTCGTTAACGTCGGGAAAAGTGTTTTTGGGATTGCCTGCTTCCCCTGCAGCAGCAGATAATGGCTATGTTCCAGCTGATTTGTTGTGTGAGATTGTAGTTCCTGTTTTAAGGATATCGCGTAACTATGGCGGTGTAATGCTGTGGACAACACACTATGATAAACAAAGTGGATACAGCAACTACATAAAAAGTTCTCTATGCACACAACAAAAGTCTCCTGAATGTGGAGGAAATTATTATTGTAGCCACACAGGTTCTTTTTATAGACTAAACTTGGTCGTAGTTCTCTGGAAACACTTTTTACTATTGTGA
- the LOC11432045 gene encoding uncharacterized protein, producing the protein MFQGLLKPKSYTKCKNCLKLIKTRLETIRKKRNAVQKFLKKDLVDLLKNSLEYNAYGRAEGLLVEQNMSACYELIAKFAGCISSHVREFSKQDNCPDECKEAIPSLIYAAARFSDLPELRDLRTLFQQKFGDSLDPYTSKEFIERLRQTPPTKEMKIQLLHELAQEHSIEWDRKALEQKLYLPPPVLHKEKEKPKHGQQNDHGDLKFQKNINDNIKPKTDDFQWRVRRSNENETASTNGSSLDRKKSRSSSFENVFEEEETETKKPFSNKHVPPPYVKEVKVESNMKKTVEALPAEKPKPRSVRRRPLKPPPVENTVKDFSETGGALDEEMILDGLLMRYVNKQTPNEPGMGKEHVKDQNRRYEKSSSPVAKTWRRKSLPQRESSRMDTLQANDRATSLVPEMMRTTTTGHVHPSLPDYEDLSDRLASLRRT; encoded by the exons ATGTTTCAAGGATTGTTGAAACCAAAAAGTTATACAAAATG CAAAAATTGCTTGAAGTTGATAAAGACAAGATTAGAAACAATAAGGAAGAAGCGAAACGCAGTGCAAAAATTTCTTAAGAAAGATCTTGTTGATCTTCTCAAGAATTCTCTTGAATACAATGCATATGGAAGG GCTGAAGGGTTATTGGTGGAGCAGAATATGTCAGCTTGCTACGAACTCATTGCCAAGTTTGCTGGATGCATATCGAGTCATGTTCGAGAATTTTCTAAGCAAGA CAATTGCCCTGATGAATGCAAGGAAGCCATACCTTCATTGATATACGCTGCTGCAAGATTTTCCGATCTTCCAGAACTACGCGATTTGAGAACATTGTTTCAACAGAAATTTGGGGATTCTCTTGATCCTTACACAAGTAAAGAG TTTATTGAGAGATTGAGGCAAACTCCTCCTACAAAAGAAATGAAGATCCAGCTATTGCATGAATTAGCACAAGAGCACTCTATTGAATGGGATAGGAAGGCTTTGGAGCAGAAACTTTATTTACCTCCTCCTGTTTTACATAAA GAGAAAGAGAAACCAAAACATGGTCAACAAAATGATCATGGTGATTTGAAATTCCAAAAGAACATTAATGATAACATCAAGCCTAAAACAGATGATTTCCAATGGAGGGTGCGAAGAAGCAATGAAAATGAAACTGCTAGCACTAACGGTTCATCCCTTGATCGCAAAAAGTCTCGTTCAAGTTCATTCGAAAATGTATTTGAGGAGGAGGAAACAGAAACTAAGAAACCATTTTCCAATAAGCATGTTCCACCTCCTTATGTCAAAGAAGTTAAAGTCGAAAGCAATATGAAGAAAACAGTTGAAGCTCTACCTGCTGAAAAGCCGAAACCAAGATCAGTGAGAAGGAGACCTCTAAAACCACCACCTGTTGAAAACACAGTTAAAGATTTTTCTGAAACAGGTGGTGCATTGGATGAAGAAATGATATTAGATGGACTTTTAATGCGATACGTTAACAAACAAACTCCTAATGAACCTGGCATGGGAAAAGAACATGTAAAGGATCAAAATAGAAGGTATGAAAAATCAAGTTCACCTGTTGCTAAAACTTGGAGAAGAAAATCTCTTCCTCAAAGAGAATCAAGTAGGATGGATACATTACAAGCAAATGATAGAGCTACTTCCTTAGTACCTGAAATGATGAGGACAACAACCACAGGGCATGTGCATCCTAGTCTACCAGATTATGAGGACTTGTCGGATCGTCTAGCATCTCTCAGAAGAACATAA
- the LOC11436359 gene encoding methyltransferase-like protein 22 isoform X2 gives MEHSSPSPEKEDGGDEEVMSEVHLGCPPRFSGPHISRFTISLPLLHDVDHIKHILSSENESLETQILEFDQDGDLLLPRRTSISSCKNSYCVRIQHNITSSIPNVGLQVWRAELVLTDFILHKALCSSEFHGVIALELGAGTGLVGLLLARTANSVFVTDRGNQILDNCVKNVQLNRGLLNNPATIFVRDLDWFDSWPPKARVEEASHTQRYSWTSREIEDAENASLLLAADVIYSDDLTDAFFSTLERLMSRGSAKVLYMALEKRYNFSFSDLDVVANGYSHFRSYLRDVDVESFESACIPNFVGKQTDISQIPQYVKEYERTHDVEIWQIKYCGPRHETSVSTG, from the exons ATGGAACATTCATCTCCGTCGCCGGAAAAAGAAGACGGCGGCGATGAGGAAGTGATGAGCGAAGTCCACCTCGGTTGCCCACCCAGATTCTCTGGTCCTCATATTTCCCGTTTCACCATTTCCCTTCCACTTCTTCACG ATGTTGATCACATCAAACACATTCTCAGTTCGGAAAATGAATCATTAGAAACTCAGATTCTAGAATTCGATCAAGATGGTGACCTTCTTCTACCTCGCCGCACCT CAATTTCGTCATGTAAAAATAGCTACTGTGTCAGAATTCAGCATAATATCACTTCTTCAATTCCAAATGTTGGTTTGCAG GTTTGGAGAGCTGAACTGGTTTTAACTGATTTTATATTGCATAAAGCATTGTGTTCGTCTGAATTTCATGGAGTTATTGCATTAGAACTTGGGGCTGGAACTG GCCTGGTAGGTTTGTTACTTGCACGTACTGCAAACAGTGTATTCGTAACAG ACCGTGGGAATCAAATACTTGACAACTGTGTGAAGAATGTTCAGCTTAATCGTGGATTATTGAATAATCCAGCTACAATTTTTGTACGTGACCTTGATTGGTTTGATTCCTGGCCTCCTAAAGCAAGAGTAGAAGAAGCTTCTCACACACAAAG GTATTCTTGGACTTCTAGAGAAATTGAAGATGCAGAAAATGCTTCTTTGCTCCTGGCTGCTGATGTTATTTATAGTGATGACCTGACTGATGCATTCTTCAGTACCTTAGAGAGATTAATGTCAAGGGGTTCGGCTAAG GTGTTATACATGGCACTGGAAAAGCGCTACAACTTCAGTTTTTCTGACCTTGATGTCGTTGCAAATGGATATTCACATTTTCGCAGCTATCTTAGGGATGTGGATG TTGAAAGCTTTGAGTCTGCATGCATACCTAATTTTGTGGGCAAGCAGACGGACATCTCTCAAATTCCACAGTATGTTAAAGAATATGAAAGAACACATGATGTCGAGATTTGGCAGATCAAGTACTGTGGACCAAGACATGAAACCTCAGTTAGCACGGGATAA
- the LOC11436359 gene encoding methyltransferase-like protein 22 isoform X1 codes for MEHSSPSPEKEDGGDEEVMSEVHLGCPPRFSGPHISRFTISLPLLHDVDHIKHILSSENESLETQILEFDQDGDLLLPRRTSISSCKNSYCVRIQHNITSSIPNVGLQVWRAELVLTDFILHKALCSSEFHGVIALELGAGTGLVGLLLARTANSVFVTDRGNQILDNCVKNVQLNRGLLNNPATIFVRDLDWFDSWPPKARVEEASHTQRYSWTSREIEDAENASLLLAADVIYSDDLTDAFFSTLERLMSRGSAKVLYMALEKRYNFSFSDLDVVANGYSHFRSYLRDVDAVESFESACIPNFVGKQTDISQIPQYVKEYERTHDVEIWQIKYCGPRHETSVSTG; via the exons ATGGAACATTCATCTCCGTCGCCGGAAAAAGAAGACGGCGGCGATGAGGAAGTGATGAGCGAAGTCCACCTCGGTTGCCCACCCAGATTCTCTGGTCCTCATATTTCCCGTTTCACCATTTCCCTTCCACTTCTTCACG ATGTTGATCACATCAAACACATTCTCAGTTCGGAAAATGAATCATTAGAAACTCAGATTCTAGAATTCGATCAAGATGGTGACCTTCTTCTACCTCGCCGCACCT CAATTTCGTCATGTAAAAATAGCTACTGTGTCAGAATTCAGCATAATATCACTTCTTCAATTCCAAATGTTGGTTTGCAG GTTTGGAGAGCTGAACTGGTTTTAACTGATTTTATATTGCATAAAGCATTGTGTTCGTCTGAATTTCATGGAGTTATTGCATTAGAACTTGGGGCTGGAACTG GCCTGGTAGGTTTGTTACTTGCACGTACTGCAAACAGTGTATTCGTAACAG ACCGTGGGAATCAAATACTTGACAACTGTGTGAAGAATGTTCAGCTTAATCGTGGATTATTGAATAATCCAGCTACAATTTTTGTACGTGACCTTGATTGGTTTGATTCCTGGCCTCCTAAAGCAAGAGTAGAAGAAGCTTCTCACACACAAAG GTATTCTTGGACTTCTAGAGAAATTGAAGATGCAGAAAATGCTTCTTTGCTCCTGGCTGCTGATGTTATTTATAGTGATGACCTGACTGATGCATTCTTCAGTACCTTAGAGAGATTAATGTCAAGGGGTTCGGCTAAG GTGTTATACATGGCACTGGAAAAGCGCTACAACTTCAGTTTTTCTGACCTTGATGTCGTTGCAAATGGATATTCACATTTTCGCAGCTATCTTAGGGATGTGGATG CAGTTGAAAGCTTTGAGTCTGCATGCATACCTAATTTTGTGGGCAAGCAGACGGACATCTCTCAAATTCCACAGTATGTTAAAGAATATGAAAGAACACATGATGTCGAGATTTGGCAGATCAAGTACTGTGGACCAAGACATGAAACCTCAGTTAGCACGGGATAA
- the LOC11433060 gene encoding protein ROLLING AND ERECT LEAF 2, which produces MGCNQSKIENEESILRCKERKRYMKEAVSSRNAFAAAHTAYSTSLKNTGAALGDFSHGEVANPQSTTIGDNSYIPVLQPPQKPFDIPLPPPPLPEDFSPALQRAASMPEIKINKPDPRPMPNPILEEEDDEELENEGSLRKRRSNRNVGVGVVVGGVNSNRRLEDEEIEAPPPMPPPLVKQPPISSDHLGNNNQSHHHHTMSNPQQNSAAWEYFFPSMENIAGTSLNEEGEHGGGVTFNRMQHTAMPSRVGIVEEPVTARMGVGVEIPGHIREPDHIPEHEEVMESPMESPLPSGLKMKQMPVTPPSMEAKRIVKHNNSVNLVQIFTDLDDHFLKASESAHEVSKMLEATRLHYHSNFADNRGHIDHSARVMRVITWNRSFKGIPNLDDGKDDFDSDEHETHATILDKLLAWEKKLYDEVKAGELMKFDYQRKVASLNRLKKRGNNSEALEKAKAAVSQLHTRYIVDMQSLDSTVSEINRLRDEQLYPRLVKLVEEMAAMWKKMLSEHEKQSETVTLLRSLDPSQSPKQTSEHHHERTYQLLVVVQQWHLQFEMLVNNQKGYIKSLSNWLKLNLIPIESSLKEKVSSPPRVRSPPVQGLLHAWHDRLEKIPDDLARTAIGNFAAVIDTIFNQQEDEMVLKRKCEESRKELSRKTRQFEDWYHKYMQRKMPEEVDPEAEDANAPDEVVTEKQFLVEQVRKRLEHEEAEYEKQCIQVRQKTLGSLKNRMPELFRAMCDFSLECSKMYMELGSISQHLGQNSS; this is translated from the exons ATGGGTTGTAATCAATCGAAGATCGAGAACGAAGAATCAATTCTCCGATGCAAAGAACGAAAGCGTTACATGAAAGAAGCTGTTTCATCTCGTAATGCTTTCGCCGCCGCTCACACCGCCTACTCAACCTCCCTTAAAAACACCGGCGCCGCCTTAGGTGACTTTTCTCACGGCGAAGTTGCCAATCCTCAATCAACCACCATCGGTGATAATTCCTACATACCAGTACTACAACCACCTCAAAAACCCTTCGACATCCCTCTTCCTCCACCACCACTTCCTGAAGATTTCTCTCCTGCGCTTCAACGTGCTGCTTCCATGCCTGAAATCAAGATCAATAAGCCCGATCCTAGGCCCATGCCCAATCCCATTCTcgaggaagaagatgatgaagaactAGAAAATGAAGGCTCTTTGAGGAAAAGAAGAAGTAATAGAAACGTtggtgttggtgttgttgttggggGTGTGAATAGTAATAGAAGATTAGAGGATGAAGAAATTGAAGCTCCACCACCTATGCCGCCACCTTTAGTGAAGCAACCACCGATTAGTAGTGATCATCTTGGTAATAACAATCaaagtcatcatcatcatactATGTCCAATCCGCAACAAAATTCCGCTGCTTGGGAGTATTTTTTCCCATCAATGGAGAATATTGCAGGAACAAGCTTGAATGAAGAAGGCGAACATGGAGGAGGAGTTACATTCAATAGAATGCAGCATACTGCAATGCCTAGTAGGGTTGGTATTGTGGAAGAGCCTGTTACAGCTCGAATGGGTGTTGGTGTTGAGATTCCTGGGCATATTCGTGAGCCTGATCATATCCCTGAGCACGAGGAAGTGATGGAGTCGCCGATGGAGTCACCGTTGCCATCGGGGTTGAAGATGAAGCAGATGCCGGTTACGCCTCCTTCAATGGAGGCAAAGAGGATTGTGAAACATAATAATAGTGTTAATTTGGTGCAGATATTTACTGATCTTGATGATCATTTTCTTAAGGCTTCTGAAAGTGCTCATGAGGTTTCAAAGATGCTTGAGGCTACAAGGTTGCACTATCACTCCAATTTTGCTGATAATAGAG GACACATTGATCACTCCGCAAGGGTCATGCGAGTTATTACTTGGAATCGATCCTTTAAAGGAATACCTAATTTGGATGATGGGAAGGATGATTTTGACTCAGATGAGCATGAaactcatgctaccatcttggACAAGTTGCTAGCTTGGGAAAAGAAACTTTATGATGAAGTTAAG GCTGGTGAACTAATGAAATTTGATTACCAAAGAAAAGTCGCTTCACTAAACAGGCTGAAAAAAAGAGGTAATAACTCTGAAGCATTGGAGAAAGCCAAAGCAGCTGTCAGTCAATTGCATACAAGATATATTGTAGATATGCAATCATTGGATTCGACAGTCTCAGAGATTAACCGATTACGTGATGAACAATTGTATCCAAGACTTGTTAAGCTTGTTGAAGA GATGGCCGCTATGTGGAAAAAAATGTTATCTGAACACGAGAAGCAATCGGAGACTGTGACATTGCTGAGATCGTTGGACCCTTCCCAATCTCCTAAGCAGACAAGTGAACACCATCATGAGCGAACTTATCAGCTATTGGTTGTTGTTCAACAGTGGCATTTACAATTTGAGATGCTAGTCAACAATCAAAAGGGATACATAAAGTCCCTAAGtaattggttaaaattaaatCTTATCCCTATTGAGAGCAGTTTAAAGGAGAAAGTTTCTTCACCTCCAAGAGTTAGAAGTCCGCCTGTACAAGGTCTTCTCCATGCATGGCATGACCGTCTAGAGAAAATTCCCGATGACCTTGCTAGGACAGCTATAGGAAACTTTGCTGCTGTGATAGATACTATTTTCAATCAACAAGAAGATGAGATGGTTTTGAAGAGGAAATGTGAGGAAAGTCGAAAGGAACTTTCCCGCAAAACCAGGCAATTTGAGGATTGGTATCACAAGTATATGCAAAGGAAAATGCCAGAAGAAGTTGATCCAGAGGCTGAAGATGCCAATGCTCCTGATGAAGTTGTTACAGAGAAGCAGTTTTTGGTTGAACAAGTGAGAAAGAGGTTAGAACATGAGGAAGCAGAATATGAAAAGCAATGCATCCAAGTAAGGCAAAAAACTTTGGGAAGTCTCAAAAATCGCATGCCAGAGCTCTTCAGGGCCATGTGTGATTTTTCTCTTGAATGTTCTAAAATGTACATGGAATTAGGTTCAATATCACAGCACCTAGGCCAGAACTCATCATGA
- the LOC11427184 gene encoding ras-related protein RHN1, with protein MINATSSFFDLHSKYSLSFYKFHHFLQLLQNILQLISMSRPGNKIIQAKLVLLGDMGTGKTSLALRFVKGQFFQNQEPTIGAAFFTQILSLSEATVKFDIWDTAGQERYHSLAPMYYRGAAAAIVVYDISSIDTFVRAKKWVQELQRHGSQKLVMALVANKCDLEPKREVETEDGEQFAQENGMFYMETSAKTAENINELFYEIGRRLARAFPSKPPGITLRNEIPGGGRKFFCCST; from the exons ATGATAAATGCAACTAGTAGTTTCTTTGATCTACACAGTAAGTACTCTCTTTCATTTtacaaatttcatcattttctgCAACTtctacaaaatattttgcaactTATTAGTATGTCAAGACCGGGGAATAAGATCATTCAAGCCAAGCTG GTACTTCTTGGAGACATGGGAACAGGAAAGACTAGTTTAGCATTAAGATTTGTTAAAGGCCAGTTCTTTCAGAATCAG GAACCAACCATAGGAGCTGCTTTTTTCACACAAATATTATCATTATCTGAAGCCACTGTGAAGTTTGACATATGGGACACAGCAGGACAAGAACGATATCATAGTTTGGCTCCTATGTATTACCGCGGTGCCGCAGCAGCAATTGTTGTTTATGACATCTCTAGCATT GACACATTTGTTCGAGCGAAAAAATGGGTTCAGGAATTGCAAAGACATG GAAGTCAGAAGTTGGTGATGGCATTGGTAGCAAACAAATGTGACTTGGAGCCAAAGAGAGAAGTTGAAACTGAG GACGGAGAGCAATTTGCTCAAGAGAATGGAATGTTCTACATGGAAACATCTGCTAAGACTGCTGAGAACATCAATGAGCTTTTCTATGAAATAG GAAGGAGACTAGCAAGAGCTTTTCCATCAAAGCCTCCAGGAATAACTTTAAGAAATGAAATACCAGGTGGTGGGAGAAAGTTTTTTTGTTGCTCAACGTGA
- the LOC11421500 gene encoding uncharacterized protein isoform X1 — MKISKETCYTYTNLLWPCQPRMDQTHVVFSNRFRVTCTLSLLLLFTTMYIFYPSDPYLKIVRLKLKKIKVHRVPHITVDISMLFTLRVQNVDVYSMDFGAVDVAVSYRGKPLGHVTSKNGHVRAMGSSFVDADAEFSGIGVLPEIVLLLEDLAKGMVPFDTVSQVRGKMGILFFYFPIKAKLSCAVLVSTINQTIIRQHCLYEVKINYYFRV; from the exons ATGAAAATCTCAAAAGAAACATGTTACACTTACACAAATCTCCTATGGCCATGCCAACCTCGTATGGATCAAACTCACGTTGTTTTTTCAAACCGTTTTCGAGTTACATGCACGTTGAGCCTCTTACTCTTATTCACCACCATGTACATTTTCTATCCGTCGGATCCATACCTCAAGATCGTACGGTTGAAACTGAAGAAGATTAAGGTACATCGTGTGCCGCATATCACAGTAGATATCTCCATGCTCTTCACGTTGAGAGTGCAAAATGTTGACGTGTATTCCATGGACTTTGGTGCTGTTGACGTGGCGGTATCTTATAGAGGGAAACCACTTGGGCACGTGACTTCGAAGAATGGGCACGTGAGGGCTATGGGATCTTCATTTGTGGATGCTGATGCAGAATTTAGTGGTATTGGTGTGTTACCTGAGATAGTGTTGTTGTTGGAGGACCTTGCTAAGGGTATGGTACCCTTTGATACTGTTAGTCAAGTTAGGGGCAAAATGGGGATTCTATTCTTTTACTTTCCGATTAAG GCTAAACTATCATGTGCTGTTTTGGTGAGTACAATAAATCAGACAATTATTCGTCAACACTGTCTCTACGAGGTaaagattaattattattttagagtttga
- the LOC11421500 gene encoding uncharacterized protein isoform X2 yields MKISKETCYTYTNLLWPCQPRMDQTHVVFSNRFRVTCTLSLLLLFTTMYIFYPSDPYLKIVRLKLKKIKVHRVPHITVDISMLFTLRVQNVDVYSMDFGAVDVAVSYRGKPLGHVTSKNGHVRAMGSSFVDADAEFSGIGVLPEIVLLLEDLAKGMVPFDTVSQVRGKMGILFFYFPIKAKLSCAVLVSTINQTIIRQHCLYE; encoded by the exons ATGAAAATCTCAAAAGAAACATGTTACACTTACACAAATCTCCTATGGCCATGCCAACCTCGTATGGATCAAACTCACGTTGTTTTTTCAAACCGTTTTCGAGTTACATGCACGTTGAGCCTCTTACTCTTATTCACCACCATGTACATTTTCTATCCGTCGGATCCATACCTCAAGATCGTACGGTTGAAACTGAAGAAGATTAAGGTACATCGTGTGCCGCATATCACAGTAGATATCTCCATGCTCTTCACGTTGAGAGTGCAAAATGTTGACGTGTATTCCATGGACTTTGGTGCTGTTGACGTGGCGGTATCTTATAGAGGGAAACCACTTGGGCACGTGACTTCGAAGAATGGGCACGTGAGGGCTATGGGATCTTCATTTGTGGATGCTGATGCAGAATTTAGTGGTATTGGTGTGTTACCTGAGATAGTGTTGTTGTTGGAGGACCTTGCTAAGGGTATGGTACCCTTTGATACTGTTAGTCAAGTTAGGGGCAAAATGGGGATTCTATTCTTTTACTTTCCGATTAAG GCTAAACTATCATGTGCTGTTTTGGTGAGTACAATAAATCAGACAATTATTCGTCAACACTGTCTCTACGAG TGA
- the LOC11433469 gene encoding uncharacterized protein gives MEYNSDEELWRELSGEPKLSELKMLQKEHDEKLSRIAELKRQIESTKQRLEKKEGTRDKMGSFNALSEKYNSVREEYNAILAEKSRGSKSGPGTNSAMRPQNP, from the exons ATGGAATATAATTCTGATGAGGAGTTATGGCGTGAGCTCTCTGGTG AACCAAAGTTGTCAGAGCTGAAAATGTTACAAAAAGAGCATGATGAAAAACTTTCCAGAATTGCAGAGCTGAAGAGACAAATTGAATCCACAAAGCAGCGTTTGGAAAAGAAAGAGGGCACAAGGGACAAAATGGGAAGTTTCAATGCCTTAAGCGAGAAATATAACAGTGTTAGAGAGGAATACAATGCAATTCTGGCTGAAAAGTCAAGGGGATCAAAATCTGGTCCAGGAACTAATTCAGCAATGCGACCTCAAAATCCTTAG